One region of Candidatus Saccharimonadia bacterium genomic DNA includes:
- a CDS encoding RidA family protein — protein sequence MSIIRHEIRKISDENRGHPIISQAVVHGDVAYFAGITPNPIVGDIKTQTAQVLRRVDELLNLAGTDKSQLLSAQVWIADMRLFEDHNSVWNEWVDPANPPARACLTTDFWRPGMLVEVMVVAAVP from the coding sequence ATGTCGATCATACGCCACGAAATTAGAAAGATATCAGACGAGAATCGCGGTCATCCGATCATCAGCCAGGCAGTCGTTCACGGCGACGTCGCCTATTTCGCCGGCATCACCCCCAACCCGATTGTCGGCGATATCAAAACGCAGACTGCTCAAGTGCTGCGACGCGTCGATGAGCTTCTCAACCTCGCGGGAACCGACAAATCACAGCTACTAAGCGCCCAGGTCTGGATCGCTGACATGCGTCTGTTCGAAGATCACAATTCTGTTTGGAACGAGTGGGTCGATCCGGCAAACCCTCCGGCGCGGGCTTGCCTCACGACCGACTTTTGGCGACCTGGGATGCTGGTTGAAGTCATGGTGGTTGCGGCCGTGCCATGA